The following are from one region of the Bacillus sp. (in: firmicutes) genome:
- the mutM gene encoding DNA-formamidopyrimidine glycosylase, giving the protein MPELPEVETVRRTLLNLVKGKTIDHVEVLWPKLIKAPDDIKKFQLLLTGQTIIDIKRRGKFLKFILDDYVLVSHLRMEGRYGLYKKEEPFDKHTHVFFTFTDSTELRYRDVRKFGTMHLFVKDTEEKEPPLSQLGAEPFFGDFTIQYLSEHLKKTDRKIKVALLDQKIVVGLGNIYVDETLFRAGIHPERPAKSLKAKEIKRLHQEIIDTLKEAVEKGGSTIRSYVNSQGEIGMFQLELFVYSKKGEPCKRCGTAIEKITVAGRGTHFCPKCQSLKGRK; this is encoded by the coding sequence GTGCCTGAACTACCAGAAGTCGAGACAGTCCGCAGAACATTACTAAATTTAGTAAAAGGCAAAACAATTGACCATGTTGAAGTGCTATGGCCGAAGCTGATAAAAGCACCTGACGATATTAAAAAGTTCCAATTGCTGTTAACAGGTCAAACGATTATTGATATCAAAAGAAGAGGGAAATTTTTGAAATTTATTCTTGATGATTATGTTTTAGTTTCCCATCTGCGCATGGAAGGCCGCTATGGTTTGTATAAGAAAGAGGAACCTTTTGATAAACATACTCATGTGTTTTTCACATTTACAGATAGTACCGAACTTCGCTATCGCGATGTAAGGAAGTTTGGAACGATGCATTTATTTGTGAAAGACACTGAAGAAAAAGAGCCGCCTTTATCGCAATTAGGTGCAGAACCATTTTTTGGCGATTTTACAATTCAGTACTTAAGTGAACACTTAAAGAAAACCGATAGAAAAATTAAAGTAGCTTTATTAGATCAAAAAATAGTTGTGGGGCTTGGCAATATTTATGTTGATGAAACGTTATTTAGGGCGGGGATTCATCCTGAACGTCCTGCGAAATCACTTAAAGCAAAGGAAATCAAACGACTACATCAAGAAATAATCGATACATTAAAAGAAGCGGTGGAAAAAGGTGGGAGTACAATTCGCTCCTATGTCAATAGTCAAGGCGAAATCGGCATGTTTCAGCTTGAATTGTTTGTTTATAGTAAAAAAGGTGAACCATGTAAAAGATGCGGGACAGCGATTGAAAAAATAACAGTTGCTGGCAGAGGAACGCACTTCTGCCCAAAATGCCAATCACTTAAGGGGAGGAAGTGA
- a CDS encoding dephospho-CoA kinase, with amino-acid sequence MTTIIGLTGGIASGKSTVANMLRNLDIIVIDADVIAREVVEVGEEAYLNIVATFGEGILHEDGAINRTKLGEIVFNDEEKRKKLNSIVHPAVREKMNRLKNEYIEKGEKIIVLDIPLLFESKLTHLVDKIMLIFVDPEVQMKRLMERNHLSFNEADARINSQMPLREKIPMADAVINNNGTMVDTSEQLKEVLRNWQLI; translated from the coding sequence ATGACAACTATTATCGGTTTAACTGGTGGGATTGCAAGTGGAAAAAGTACGGTAGCCAATATGCTAAGAAATCTCGACATTATCGTAATTGATGCCGACGTGATTGCCCGTGAAGTTGTTGAAGTTGGGGAAGAAGCTTATTTAAACATAGTTGCTACATTTGGCGAAGGCATCCTTCATGAAGACGGAGCAATTAACCGTACTAAACTTGGTGAAATAGTATTTAATGATGAAGAAAAAAGAAAAAAATTAAATAGTATTGTCCACCCAGCCGTACGCGAAAAAATGAATCGTTTAAAAAATGAATATATTGAAAAAGGGGAAAAAATCATTGTATTAGATATCCCTTTGCTTTTTGAAAGCAAATTGACACATCTTGTTGATAAAATTATGCTGATTTTTGTGGACCCGGAAGTGCAAATGAAAAGATTAATGGAAAGAAATCATTTATCATTCAATGAAGCTGATGCAAGAATTAATTCACAAATGCCATTAAGAGAAAAAATTCCCATGGCCGATGCAGTTATTAATAATAATGGAACAATGGTGGATACATCTGAGCAATTAAAAGAGGTTTTGAGAAATTGGCAGTTGATATAA
- a CDS encoding glyceraldehyde-3-phosphate dehydrogenase — MKARVAINSFGRIGRMFFRSAIFDESFEIVAINASYPAENLAHMLKYDSVHGKFHGTIEVEENALIVNGKRVQLLDQRDPNLLPWKDLNIDIVIEATGKFVTKEKAKAHLDAGAKKVIITAPAKGEDITIVMGVNDDQYNHNNHHLISNASCTTNCLAPVVKVINDEFGIENGLMTTVHAYTNDQKNVDNPHKKDLRRARACAQSIIPTTTGAAKAIATVMPEMAGKLHGLALRVPTPNVSLVDLVVDLKRDVTAEEVNEVLKKAAEGHLKGILGITYEPLVSIDFTTDDHSGVIDALSTMVIGNRKLKVLVWYDNEWGYSSRVVDLARLVANGIINAAKVTV; from the coding sequence GTGAAGGCAAGAGTAGCAATTAATAGTTTTGGGCGTATAGGTAGAATGTTTTTTAGGAGTGCAATTTTCGATGAATCATTTGAAATTGTAGCGATTAATGCAAGCTACCCAGCTGAAAATTTAGCGCATATGTTAAAATATGATAGCGTCCATGGTAAATTTCATGGAACAATTGAAGTAGAGGAAAATGCACTGATTGTAAATGGCAAACGTGTTCAACTATTAGATCAACGGGACCCTAATCTTCTCCCTTGGAAAGATTTAAATATAGATATTGTTATTGAAGCAACTGGGAAATTTGTAACGAAAGAAAAAGCGAAAGCTCATTTAGATGCAGGTGCTAAGAAAGTTATTATCACTGCTCCAGCAAAAGGAGAAGATATTACAATTGTTATGGGGGTTAATGACGATCAATATAATCATAATAACCACCATCTTATTTCGAATGCATCTTGTACAACAAATTGTTTAGCGCCAGTTGTTAAAGTAATCAATGATGAATTCGGAATAGAAAATGGATTAATGACAACAGTTCATGCTTATACAAATGACCAAAAAAATGTTGATAACCCACATAAGAAAGACCTTCGTCGTGCTCGTGCTTGTGCACAATCGATTATACCTACAACAACAGGTGCTGCAAAAGCAATCGCAACAGTAATGCCTGAAATGGCTGGCAAATTACATGGCTTAGCATTGCGTGTTCCGACACCTAACGTGTCTTTAGTCGATTTAGTTGTTGATTTAAAGCGTGATGTAACAGCCGAAGAAGTAAATGAAGTATTGAAAAAAGCAGCAGAAGGTCATTTGAAAGGCATTTTAGGAATCACATATGAACCTTTAGTATCGATTGACTTTACTACTGACGACCATTCAGGTGTTATAGACGCACTTTCAACCATGGTAATTGGTAACAGAAAATTAAAAGTGTTAGTTTGGTATGATAATGAATGGGGATATTCGAGTCGCGTTGTCGACTTAGCAAGATTAGTAGCAAATGGCATCATAAATGCTGCGAAAGTTACAGTGTAA
- the nrdR gene encoding transcriptional regulator NrdR — MRCPHCQYNGTRVLDSRPVDDARSIRRRRECEKCQHRFTTFEKVEETPLIVVKKDGIREEFSSEKMLRGLIKACEKRPVPLQTLEDIVNEIERELRNQGISEIKSEAVGEMVMDQLAKVDEVAYVRFASVYRQFKDINVFIDELKELIKKD, encoded by the coding sequence ATGAGGTGTCCGCATTGCCAATATAATGGGACAAGGGTTCTTGATTCACGACCTGTGGATGATGCACGTTCTATTCGCAGAAGAAGAGAATGCGAGAAATGCCAACATCGGTTTACAACATTTGAGAAGGTGGAGGAAACGCCATTAATCGTTGTGAAAAAAGATGGTATAAGAGAGGAATTTAGTAGTGAGAAGATGTTAAGAGGTCTTATTAAAGCATGCGAAAAAAGGCCGGTTCCATTGCAAACTCTTGAGGATATTGTCAATGAAATTGAGAGAGAATTACGAAACCAAGGAATCTCAGAAATTAAAAGTGAAGCTGTTGGCGAAATGGTTATGGATCAATTAGCAAAAGTCGATGAAGTTGCCTACGTACGTTTTGCTTCTGTTTACAGACAATTTAAAGATATAAATGTGTTTATAGATGAATTGAAGGAATTAATAAAAAAAGATTAA
- a CDS encoding Replication initiation and membrane attachment protein — MTYHWTELLPGDEYIVRTNGVLQDLDRKVLTLLYQPLIGQASYTLYMTLWSEVEINRLWGKESTHYHLMSMMQLNLNEIFEERKKLEGIGLLKTYLKETEEGRTFIYELQPPLSPEQYFNDGVLNIFLYNRLGKPTFKKVSSFFKDQKMEETIYKDVTRSFDAVFSSLTTSEFKLSNEEMITVFPNNDKEQMIEKGYSAGIFISENIFDFNLFFAGISEALMPKSAVNEEVKEMIAKLAYIYSIDPIEMKKVVMWALDENDKIDIELLRKSARDYYQINHGGELPNLVYKTQSLQHLSLLDKDSINEDDEQLIKKFDRISPHQLLVEISEGVEPTAADLQIIENVMMNQKLNPGVVNVLIHYAMLRTDLKLSKNYIERIAGHWVRKKVKTTKEAMDLAKAEHRKYQEWAEKSQQKEKQKALGNQSKNKWSPDAKRRQLMLGIDESENNSQKTTTDGTEEERQKRMQKMFDLIEGKEE; from the coding sequence GTGACTTATCATTGGACGGAATTGCTCCCGGGAGACGAATATATTGTTAGAACAAACGGCGTTCTTCAGGATCTTGATCGCAAAGTGTTAACGTTACTATATCAACCATTAATAGGACAAGCGAGCTATACGTTGTATATGACCCTTTGGAGTGAAGTGGAAATCAATCGTTTATGGGGAAAAGAAAGTACACATTATCATCTCATGAGTATGATGCAGTTAAATTTAAATGAAATCTTTGAGGAACGGAAAAAGCTCGAAGGCATCGGCTTGCTTAAAACGTATTTAAAAGAAACAGAGGAAGGCCGAACATTTATTTACGAACTTCAACCACCGTTATCTCCGGAACAATATTTCAATGATGGTGTTTTAAATATATTTTTGTATAATCGTCTTGGTAAACCAACCTTTAAAAAAGTGAGCAGCTTCTTTAAAGATCAAAAAATGGAAGAAACCATTTATAAAGATGTGACACGGTCATTTGATGCTGTGTTTTCATCATTAACAACATCAGAGTTTAAGTTATCAAATGAAGAAATGATAACGGTCTTTCCGAATAATGACAAGGAACAAATGATAGAAAAAGGGTATTCTGCCGGTATTTTCATCTCCGAAAATATTTTTGATTTTAATTTGTTTTTTGCTGGTATTTCGGAAGCTCTCATGCCAAAAAGTGCTGTCAACGAAGAGGTTAAAGAAATGATTGCCAAGCTTGCTTACATCTATTCCATCGATCCGATTGAGATGAAAAAAGTAGTGATGTGGGCATTGGATGAAAATGATAAAATTGATATCGAATTATTGCGAAAATCGGCGCGGGATTATTATCAAATTAATCATGGCGGTGAGCTGCCAAATTTAGTTTATAAAACACAAAGTTTGCAGCATCTATCACTGCTTGACAAAGATTCAATCAATGAAGATGATGAACAATTAATTAAGAAGTTTGATAGAATCTCCCCGCACCAATTATTAGTTGAAATTTCTGAAGGTGTTGAACCGACGGCAGCCGACTTACAAATTATTGAAAATGTGATGATGAATCAAAAGCTTAATCCGGGTGTAGTGAATGTGTTAATCCATTATGCTATGCTTAGAACCGATTTAAAGCTATCAAAAAATTATATTGAGAGAATTGCGGGGCATTGGGTGCGGAAAAAAGTGAAGACAACTAAAGAGGCAATGGATTTAGCAAAAGCAGAGCATCGTAAATATCAAGAATGGGCAGAAAAAAGTCAGCAAAAAGAAAAACAAAAAGCTTTAGGAAATCAAAGTAAAAATAAATGGAGCCCTGATGCGAAAAGGCGGCAGTTAATGCTTGGGATTGATGAATCTGAAAATAATTCACAAAAAACAACGACAGATGGAACGGAAGAAGAACGTCAGAAACGGATGCAAAAGATGTTCGACCTAATTGAAGGAAAGGAGGAGTAA
- a CDS encoding ATP-binding protein has translation MRKVGDVLVDLFENDFKQPKTIINEYVCDGCHSHVKEQLLPLLGGPNKGQLQKFKIGCKCPDKALAEEIEKNVESLKKERFFRYFNQNSLMNEDIKTATFENYQPTTKLQNDVKKLCMAYARNFSFKSGQAPKNLLLFGETGIGKTHLAVSILKVVIEKEYSGLFISLPLLLSLIKNTYSKYDDSGLTAADVMKKMKEIDLLVIDDMGAEAGSNHDIQKVFELLDSRLGKPTIFTTNLNFEQFSEMFGKRNTSRILKNTFILKLDGNDYRKKDANLEEWQ, from the coding sequence TTGAGGAAAGTAGGTGATGTGTTGGTTGACCTTTTCGAAAATGATTTTAAACAGCCAAAAACAATCATCAATGAATATGTTTGTGACGGCTGCCATAGCCATGTTAAGGAGCAGCTTCTCCCCCTTTTAGGCGGGCCGAATAAAGGACAGCTACAGAAATTTAAAATCGGGTGTAAATGTCCTGACAAGGCGTTGGCTGAAGAGATTGAAAAAAATGTTGAATCATTGAAAAAGGAACGATTTTTCCGCTATTTTAATCAAAATTCCTTAATGAACGAAGATATAAAAACAGCTACATTTGAAAACTATCAGCCTACCACGAAGCTGCAAAATGATGTTAAAAAGCTATGTATGGCCTATGCTCGCAATTTTAGTTTTAAAAGTGGACAAGCCCCTAAAAATCTACTATTATTTGGCGAGACAGGTATTGGGAAAACGCATTTGGCTGTATCTATATTAAAAGTCGTCATCGAAAAGGAGTATAGCGGCTTATTTATTAGTTTGCCATTATTGCTTTCATTGATTAAAAATACGTATTCCAAATACGATGATAGCGGCTTGACTGCTGCTGATGTTATGAAAAAAATGAAGGAAATCGATTTATTAGTCATCGATGATATGGGTGCTGAAGCAGGTTCTAATCATGATATCCAAAAGGTTTTTGAGTTATTGGATAGCAGGCTTGGCAAGCCGACCATCTTTACTACGAATCTTAATTTTGAACAATTTTCTGAGATGTTCGGAAAAAGAAATACATCGAGAATTTTAAAAAATACATTTATTTTGAAGCTAGATGGCAATGACTATCGGAAAAAAGATGCGAATCTAGAAGAATGGCAATAA
- the ytxC gene encoding putative sporulation protein YtxC: MITIQFREKKDAVLLFQLIKEHHHPNSAHVQVNIIYEPEVLVKINFKKSFDSIISTVIIPVIMKYIIKIVEVNWMKEMISNMFYFTDMEEQRQIMSIARSIIDGEKAEMPVVTDLNDHLPREKMIENSLRDFLTTSVSFSFEAFLQFRLKEYRIRLLQYIEAAIDEYKLEQEYQNFVENLRSYVYNKDSLMEIIHLVYEEDFRFFDRNLNEIGREQLTYLIDEQLIKIEDIDTDSLVIAPLISIAPRTVYLYTDRLDHGLIQTIQNIFLERAELRSQEAFQQLKGQMFNM; the protein is encoded by the coding sequence ATGATAACAATCCAATTTCGTGAAAAAAAAGATGCAGTTTTACTTTTTCAATTAATAAAAGAACATCATCATCCTAACTCCGCGCATGTTCAGGTAAACATTATTTATGAGCCAGAGGTTCTTGTGAAAATAAATTTTAAGAAATCGTTTGATTCAATTATTTCGACTGTTATCATTCCAGTCATCATGAAATACATTATCAAAATCGTTGAAGTAAATTGGATGAAAGAAATGATTAGTAATATGTTTTATTTTACAGATATGGAGGAGCAAAGGCAGATTATGTCCATTGCAAGGTCAATCATCGACGGTGAAAAAGCAGAGATGCCAGTGGTGACCGATTTGAATGACCATCTCCCTCGGGAAAAGATGATTGAAAATTCTTTAAGAGATTTTTTAACAACAAGTGTTTCCTTTTCATTTGAAGCGTTTTTGCAATTTCGATTAAAAGAATACCGGATTCGTCTTCTTCAGTATATTGAGGCTGCCATCGATGAATATAAACTAGAGCAGGAGTATCAAAACTTCGTTGAAAATTTACGGAGCTATGTCTATAACAAGGACTCTTTAATGGAAATTATTCATCTCGTTTATGAGGAGGATTTTCGCTTTTTTGACAGAAATTTAAATGAAATTGGCAGAGAGCAGCTCACCTATTTAATTGATGAACAATTAATCAAAATTGAGGATATTGATACGGATTCTTTAGTGATTGCTCCGCTCATCTCCATTGCTCCTAGAACGGTCTATTTATATACTGACAGGCTAGATCATGGTCTAATTCAAACAATTCAAAACATTTTTTTAGAGCGGGCCGAATTGCGGTCGCAGGAAGCTTTTCAACAGTTAAAGGGGCAGATGTTTAATATGTAA
- the thrS gene encoding threonine--tRNA ligase — MSELVKMSFPDGAVKEFPKGTTTEEIAASISSGLKKNALAGKLNGNPIDLRTPILEDGAIEIITYDTQDGLEILRHSTAHLMAQAIKRLFDDVKLGVGPVIEGGFYYDIDMEQALTPEDLPKIEKEMQRIIDANLPVERQVVSRNDALKMYEEIGDPLKVELISAIPEDENITIYTQGEFSDLCRGVHVPSTGKLKVFKLMNIAGAYWRGDSNNKMLQRIYGTAFPKKAQLDEHLRLLEEAKERDHRKLGKELNLFTVSQLVGQGLPLWLPKGATIRRQIERYIVDLEERLGYSHVYTPVLANVELYKTSGHWDHYQEDMYPPMEMDSNESLVLRPMNCPHHMMVYKNSMHSYRELPIRIAELGTMHRFEMSGALSGLQRVRGMTLNDAHIFVRPDQIKDEFKRVVNLILAVYKDFNFNDYAFRLSYRDPLDKEKYFDDDAMWEKAQSMLKEAMDDLGLDYYEAEGEAAFYGPKLDVQVKTALGKDETLSTVQLDFLLPERFDLTYIGEDGKQHRPVVIHRGVVSTMERFVAFLIEEYKGAFPTWLAPVQAKVIPVSSEVHLDYAKQVQEKLQLEGFRVEIDERDEKIGYKIREAQMQKIPYMLVVGDNEIKEESVNVRKYGENKSETVSFAKFMEALKDEVARKGHR, encoded by the coding sequence ATGTCAGAATTAGTTAAGATGTCATTTCCTGATGGTGCAGTAAAGGAGTTTCCAAAAGGAACAACGACAGAAGAAATTGCGGCATCAATTAGTTCAGGTCTAAAGAAAAATGCTTTAGCTGGCAAATTAAACGGGAATCCAATCGATTTGCGTACCCCAATCCTTGAAGATGGTGCAATTGAAATCATCACATATGATACACAAGATGGCCTGGAAATTTTACGCCACAGTACAGCGCATTTAATGGCCCAAGCAATTAAGCGATTATTTGACGATGTAAAATTAGGAGTGGGACCTGTCATCGAAGGCGGCTTTTACTATGATATTGATATGGAACAAGCGCTGACACCTGAAGACCTTCCGAAGATTGAAAAAGAAATGCAGCGGATTATTGATGCGAATTTACCTGTTGAACGTCAAGTCGTTTCACGAAATGATGCATTAAAAATGTATGAAGAAATTGGTGATCCATTAAAGGTTGAGTTAATTAGTGCGATTCCGGAAGACGAAAATATTACAATTTATACTCAAGGTGAGTTTTCTGATCTTTGCCGCGGTGTTCATGTTCCATCAACTGGTAAACTTAAAGTATTTAAGCTTATGAACATTGCAGGGGCTTATTGGCGCGGAGACAGCAATAATAAAATGCTGCAGCGTATTTACGGAACTGCTTTTCCTAAAAAAGCGCAACTGGACGAGCATTTGCGCTTGCTTGAGGAGGCAAAAGAACGTGATCATCGTAAGCTTGGGAAAGAATTGAATTTATTTACAGTATCACAATTGGTTGGACAAGGTCTGCCACTATGGCTACCGAAAGGTGCAACAATCCGCCGCCAAATCGAAAGATATATCGTTGATTTAGAGGAAAGACTAGGGTATAGCCACGTTTATACACCTGTTCTTGCAAATGTGGAACTTTATAAGACGTCAGGTCACTGGGATCATTATCAAGAGGATATGTACCCACCGATGGAAATGGATAGTAATGAATCATTGGTTCTTCGCCCAATGAACTGTCCGCACCATATGATGGTTTATAAAAACAGCATGCATAGCTACCGTGAGTTACCTATTCGTATTGCCGAGCTTGGTACAATGCATCGATTTGAAATGTCGGGAGCACTATCCGGGTTACAACGTGTCCGCGGCATGACTTTAAATGACGCGCATATTTTTGTACGTCCAGACCAAATTAAAGATGAATTTAAGCGTGTAGTTAACTTAATTTTAGCGGTTTATAAAGATTTCAACTTTAATGACTATGCATTCCGCTTGTCCTATCGTGACCCTCTAGATAAGGAAAAATATTTTGATGATGATGCGATGTGGGAAAAAGCTCAGTCGATGTTAAAAGAGGCCATGGATGACCTTGGACTTGATTATTATGAAGCAGAGGGGGAAGCAGCCTTCTACGGTCCGAAGCTTGATGTTCAAGTAAAAACAGCTTTAGGAAAAGATGAAACATTGTCAACCGTACAATTAGACTTCTTGCTACCGGAACGCTTTGATTTAACATATATTGGGGAAGATGGCAAGCAGCACCGTCCTGTCGTTATTCATCGTGGTGTTGTATCGACAATGGAGCGCTTTGTTGCTTTCTTAATTGAGGAATATAAAGGTGCCTTCCCAACATGGTTAGCACCTGTTCAAGCAAAGGTCATCCCGGTTTCAAGCGAAGTTCATCTTGACTATGCGAAGCAAGTTCAGGAAAAACTACAATTGGAAGGCTTCCGTGTTGAAATCGATGAGCGTGACGAAAAAATAGGCTATAAAATCCGTGAAGCTCAAATGCAAAAGATTCCTTACATGCTTGTCGTTGGCGATAATGAAATTAAAGAAGAAAGCGTCAATGTCCGTAAATATGGTGAAAACAAATCTGAAACAGTTTCATTTGCAAAGTTTATGGAAGCACTAAAGGATGAAGTTGCACGAAAGGGTCATAGATAG
- the infC gene encoding translation initiation factor IF-3, with the protein MISKDLLINEEIRAREVRLVGANGDQIGIKSRNEALEMAQTANLDLVMVAPNAKPPVCRIMDYGKFRYEQQKKDKEARKNQKVISIKEVRLSPTIEEHDFNTKLRNAIKFLEKGDKVKASIRFKGRAITHKEIGQRVLDRLAEQCAEVSIVEQKPKMEGRSMFIVLAPKTENK; encoded by the coding sequence ATTATTAGTAAAGACTTATTGATTAACGAGGAAATTCGCGCACGTGAAGTTCGACTCGTTGGTGCTAATGGCGATCAAATCGGTATAAAGTCGAGAAACGAAGCTTTAGAAATGGCGCAAACCGCTAATTTAGATTTAGTGATGGTTGCTCCGAATGCAAAACCACCTGTTTGCCGTATCATGGATTATGGTAAATTCCGTTATGAGCAGCAGAAAAAAGATAAAGAAGCACGTAAAAATCAAAAGGTTATCAGTATTAAGGAAGTACGTCTTAGCCCTACTATTGAAGAACATGATTTTAATACGAAACTTCGAAATGCAATCAAGTTTCTAGAAAAAGGCGATAAAGTAAAAGCTAGTATTCGTTTCAAAGGTCGTGCAATTACACATAAAGAAATCGGTCAAAGAGTTCTCGATCGTCTAGCTGAGCAATGTGCGGAAGTTAGCATCGTTGAACAAAAGCCAAAAATGGAAGGTCGCAGTATGTTTATCGTATTAGCACCTAAAACTGAAAATAAGTAA
- the rpmI gene encoding 50S ribosomal protein L35, producing the protein MPKMKTHRASAKRFKKTGSGKVKRSHAYTSHLFANKEQKVKRKLRKGALVSAGDYKRIKQMISNL; encoded by the coding sequence ATGCCAAAAATGAAAACTCATAGAGCTTCAGCAAAGCGTTTCAAAAAAACTGGAAGCGGCAAAGTGAAGCGTTCACATGCTTATACAAGCCACTTATTTGCAAATAAAGAACAAAAAGTAAAACGCAAGCTTCGCAAAGGTGCTTTAGTAAGTGCTGGTGACTATAAGCGCATTAAGCAAATGATTTCCAACTTATAA
- the rplT gene encoding 50S ribosomal protein L20 has translation MPRVKGGTVTRRRRKRVLKLAKGYFGSKHTLFKVAKQQVMKSLMYAYRDRRQKKRDFRKLWITRINAAARLNGLSYSRMMHGLKVAGIEINRKMLAELAVSDEKAFAELASKAKASIQ, from the coding sequence ATGCCAAGAGTAAAAGGCGGTACAGTAACGCGTCGTCGTCGTAAACGCGTATTAAAATTAGCAAAAGGTTATTTCGGTTCAAAACATACATTATTTAAAGTTGCGAAACAACAAGTAATGAAATCTTTAATGTATGCTTATCGTGACCGTCGCCAAAAGAAGCGCGACTTCCGTAAGCTTTGGATTACACGTATCAATGCAGCTGCACGTTTGAATGGTCTTTCATACAGCCGCATGATGCACGGCTTAAAGGTTGCTGGTATCGAAATCAACCGCAAAATGTTAGCTGAACTTGCTGTAAGCGATGAAAAAGCATTCGCAGAATTAGCATCAAAAGCAAAAGCAAGCATACAATAA
- a CDS encoding DUF1294 domain-containing protein: MYILIGYFIIINITGFILMGVDKKRSQKAQWRIPEMRFWTIGLLGGGIGLYLGMQSYHHKTKHKTFTIGMPLVILVNILCYGYALFLVI; the protein is encoded by the coding sequence ATATATATATTAATCGGATATTTCATCATCATCAATATTACGGGGTTTATTTTAATGGGGGTCGATAAAAAGCGCTCACAAAAGGCGCAGTGGAGAATACCGGAAATGAGATTTTGGACAATCGGACTCCTAGGTGGCGGCATTGGATTATACTTGGGGATGCAATCATACCATCATAAAACAAAGCACAAAACATTTACCATTGGGATGCCACTCGTCATTTTAGTAAATATTTTGTGCTATGGGTATGCTCTATTCCTCGTGATTTAA
- a CDS encoding sigma-w pathway protein ysdB yields the protein MFTVILFRFLILALIIFLIVKTVKYILNPKRKLELAHEQKQFYFWDDRDNVRKNFLITYKGVLFEGEKYLGTTENAFDVVSIFIWAKDTNKLQGLERKDFLKIEEAVKKNYPNARIDWKNPIRNFLNHEE from the coding sequence ATGTTTACTGTCATCCTCTTTCGATTTCTAATTTTAGCATTAATTATTTTCCTTATTGTGAAAACTGTCAAATATATCTTAAATCCAAAACGTAAGCTTGAGCTGGCCCATGAGCAAAAACAATTTTATTTTTGGGACGACCGTGACAATGTTCGAAAAAACTTTTTAATTACGTATAAAGGGGTACTTTTCGAAGGGGAAAAATATTTGGGAACTACTGAAAATGCGTTCGATGTTGTCTCCATTTTTATTTGGGCAAAAGACACGAATAAATTGCAGGGGCTAGAACGTAAAGATTTCTTAAAAATAGAGGAAGCGGTCAAAAAAAATTATCCGAATGCAAGAATTGATTGGAAAAATCCAATTCGCAACTTTTTAAATCACGAGGAATAG
- a CDS encoding dUTPase, with amino-acid sequence MLTKLFSLQRELDQRIEKEHGLEQADLMDKKIMALLVELGELANETRCFKFWSKKAAAKRDVILEEYVDGIHFILSIGLELGIEADVSLSLVDEYRDLVEQFQEVYATIIDFRRQLTSENYHKIFNEYILLGKLLGFSADDIEKAYRMKNEVNHKRQDQGY; translated from the coding sequence ATGTTAACAAAATTATTCAGTCTTCAAAGAGAATTAGATCAGCGGATTGAAAAAGAGCACGGGCTTGAACAAGCCGATTTAATGGATAAAAAAATTATGGCGCTTTTAGTAGAGCTCGGTGAACTCGCCAATGAAACCCGCTGCTTTAAATTTTGGAGTAAAAAAGCAGCTGCCAAACGTGATGTCATTTTAGAGGAGTACGTCGATGGCATTCACTTTATTTTGTCAATAGGGCTTGAACTAGGCATTGAAGCCGATGTAAGCTTGAGCCTAGTAGATGAATACAGAGACTTAGTAGAACAATTCCAAGAAGTGTATGCAACTATCATCGATTTTCGCAGACAATTAACTTCAGAAAACTACCATAAAATTTTTAATGAATACATATTATTAGGTAAACTGCTCGGATTTTCAGCAGATGATATTGAAAAAGCATACAGAATGAAAAATGAAGTGAATCATAAGCGCCAAGATCAGGGATATTAA